A window from Zingiber officinale cultivar Zhangliang chromosome 7A, Zo_v1.1, whole genome shotgun sequence encodes these proteins:
- the LOC122000378 gene encoding photosystem II reaction center PSB28 protein, chloroplastic-like, translating to MVSAMHSALVSSPNFTKCPKNQLSHQASPAVAGPKLQTAFSGASLRFPPPLPTARRARWNRHNSHFSRMSVLMMVKPAIQFIQGTDEQTIPDVRLTKSRDGTNGVAIFSFEQPSVFDSSSELGDITGFYMIDEEGVLQSVDVSAKFVNGKPARIEAKYVMRTPRDWDRFMRFMERYSQANGLQFVKNK from the exons ATGGTGTCTGCCATGCATTCTGCACTTGTTTCTTCTCCAAACTTCACCAAATGTCCCAAGAACCAACTATCCCACCAAG CTTCCCCTGCTGTCGCTGGACCAAAGCTTCAAACTGCTTTCTCTGGTGCATCTTTGCGGTTTCCACCTCCACTGCCCACAGCTCGACGGGCGAGATGGAATCGCCACAATTCTCACTTTTCCAGGATGTCAGTGCTGATGATGGTGAAGCCGGCAATCCAATTCATACAGGGAACGGATGAGCAAACAATACCAGATGTGAGGCTCACCAAATCAAGGGACGGTACGAATGGGGTTGCCATCTTTTCCTTCGAGCAGCCCTCTGTTTTCGACTCCTCCAGCGAGCTGGGAGACATCACCGGCTTCTATATGATCGATGAGGAAGGCGTGCTGCAGTCTGTGGACGTGAGTGCCAAGTTTGTGAATGGGAAGCCTGCGAGAATCGAAGCCAAATACGTGATGAGGACTCCGAGGGATTGGGACAGGTTCATGAGGTTCATGGAGAGGTACTCTCAGGCAAATGGCTTGCAGTTTGTCAAAAACAAGTGA